One part of the Ziziphus jujuba cultivar Dongzao chromosome 2, ASM3175591v1 genome encodes these proteins:
- the LOC107417907 gene encoding uncharacterized protein LOC107417907, with translation MMDQSRTNKQLPRNSIEHGYEELQPPSQSFVGDPLSNMHANTRPPDPNISEVRPVLNYSIQTGEEFAFEFMRDRVNPRKPLLPNTMGDPSYAPGYLELKGILGISHAESERGSEVSMHSISQKGPEHFENKNSSSHGGRINYSSVQSVPRTSSGYESSRGILHGYTSSGASDSSSMKMKVLCSFGGKILPRPSDGKLRYVGGETRIVRIRKDVSWQELTQRSLSIYNQTQVIKYQLPGEDLDALVSVSSDEDLQNMMEECTDLGNGEGSQKLRIFLFSMSDLDETQFSLGSMDGDSEAQYVVAVNGMDLGSRKSSTLHGFASSSANNLEDLDRQSIEKETSRAAVDSVGVSSVPFPGNIVSSSTSHSPEPVLPGSSSAYENNPPFYHGNMMHYGENMPYQLPDARITSIHSPLVPGSMPVPVVRDQQGGSTEGQKFGGSRVENVHMPVKQVKLKSDGSVQQDGTNENVCMSGNAYAVLSQPYESKLMDYSPVEEASVAVTASEGGLHLLSKNEVKYQEPEKVSASNDSVHLLQVPKSSEDDHYSTSSTAFATGYAGSESNAMDLSYFEQPVLPQRVYYSERIPREQAEMLNQGELLNRLSKSDDSHASEYLVSHSRADISRQDPIAEGVDKTYEDGNLAPPTEQPSMTKPLYVDTHIVDGGLAKLQKYKEFADSVTQNSELLQDSDVDSKHAFPNPMDSKDAVKEDRSDQETIRSKDSHEKLPVDEIPEHADVNQKTSVEHQEDPTSDLTRHHLSEVVAKDPSSDDTMGDGQPFPRSENLAKRASQDAPSIGISTSTQVYIEDRFPRDFLSDIFSKAVLSEDSPGVGLLHNDGAGLSLNVENHEPKRWSYFRNLAQEGYNQNDVSLMDQDHPGYSNVHGRVEEEDHIAYQHAPLTADRALMDHVNSQTAAESIVPCSDHPHAMDTESVQFGAMMENRRMPESDYEDGKFETRSAGLPPLDPSLGDIIDISTLQAIRNDDLEELKELGSGTFGTVYHGKWRGTDVAIKRIKKSCFTGRSSEQERLTVEFWREADILSKLHHPNVVAFYGVVQDGPGGTLATVTEYMVDGSLRHVLLRKDRYLDRRKRLIIAMDAAFGMEYLHSKNIVHFDLKCDNLLVNLKDPLRPICKVGDFGLSKIKRNTLVSGGVRGTLPWMAPELLNGSSNKVSEKVDVFSFGIVLWEILTGEEPYANMHYGAIIGGIVNNTLRPTIPSYCDPEWRRLMEQCWAPNPLARPSFTEIASRLRVMSAMASQTKTQVQKASK, from the exons ATGATGGATCAATCAAGAACAAATAAGCAGCTTCCACGTAATTCCATTGAACATGGATATGAGGAGCTACAGCCCCCATCCCAGTCATTTGTGGGTGATCCTCTTAGCAATATGCATGCTAATACCAGACCCCCTGACCCTAATATTTCAGAAGTTAGACCTGTACTTAATTACTCCATACAAACAGGTGAGGAATTTGCTTTTGAATTTATGCGTGATCGGGTGAATCCTAGGAAGCCTTTGCTTCCCAACACTATGGGTGATCCCAGTTATGCACCAGGCTATTTGGAATTAAAAGGCATTTTAGGTATCAGCCATGCAGAGTCTGAAAGAGGGTCGGAAGTTTCAATGCACAGCATATCACAAAAAGGTCCAGAACACTTTGAGAATAAAAACTCATCTTCTCATGGAGGCAGAATTAACTATTCTTCAGTTCAATCGGTACCACGAACTTCATCAGGCTATGAGAGTAGTCGAGGAATTCTTCATGGCTATACCTCTTCTGGAGCCTCTGATAGCTCATCAATGAAGATGAAAGTTCTTTGCAGCTTTGGGGGTAAAATTTTACCCCGGCCAAGTGATGGAAAGCTGAGGTATGTTGGAGGTGAAACACGGATTGTCCGAATTAGAAAGGATGTTTCCTGGCAGGAGCTTACCCAGAGAAGTTTATCGATTTATAACCAAACTCAAGTAATTAAGTATCAGCTCCCCGGAGAGGATCTCGATGCCTTGGTTTCGGTATCTTCTGATGAGGATCTGCAGAATATGATGGAGGAATGCACGGATTTAGGCAATGGAGAGGGATCGCAAAAGCTAaggatctttttattttctatgaGTGATTTGGATGAAACTCAGTTTAGTCTGGGCAGCATGGATGGTGATTCTGAGGCTCAGTATGTAGTTGCtgttaatggaatggaccttgGGTCAAGAAAATCCTCGACTTTGCATGGTTTTGCAAGCTCATCAGCCAATAATTTAGAAGATCTAGATAGACAGAGTATTGAGAAAGAGACAAGTAGAGCTGCAGTAGACTCAGTGGGGGTTAGCAGTGTACCTTTTCCTGGAAATATTGTTTCATCATCAACCAGTCATTCTCCAGAGCCTGTCCTACCTGGTTCCTCAAGTGCATATGAAAATAATCCTCCTTTTTATCATGGCAATATGATGCATTATGGAGAAAATATGCCATACCAGCTACCTGATGCCCGCATTACTTCTATTCACTCGCCTTTAGTTCCTGGTTCAATGCCTGTTCCTGTGGTAAGGGATCAACAAGGAGGCTCAACAGAAGGGCAAAAATTTGGTGGATCAAGGGTTGAGAACGTGCACATGCCAGTAAAACAGGTGAAACTGAAATCTGATGGTTCAGTGCAGCAAGACGGTACCAATGAAAATGTTTGCATGTCAGGGAATGCATATGCTGTCCTTTCACAGCCATACGAGAGTAAATTAATGGATTATTCTCCTGTTGAAGAGGCATCAGTTGCAGTCACTGCTTCTGAGGGTGGTCTGCATTTGTTGTCAAAAAATGAGGTAAAGTACCAGGAGCCTGAAAAGGTTTCTGCATCAAACGATTCTGTGCACCTGTTGCAGGTTCCTAAATCTAGTGAGGATGATCATTATTCTACATCTAGTACTGCATTTGCTACTGGCTATGCTGGATCTGAGTCTAATGCAATGGATTTAAGTTACTTTGAACAACCTGTGCTTCCTCAAAGAGTTTATTATTCAGAAAGAATTCCCAGGGAGCAGGCAGAAATGCTTAATCAGGGAGAGTTGCTTAATCGATTATCAAAATCGGACGACTCACATGCTTCTGAATATCTTGTATCTCATTCACGTGCTGATATTTCCCGGCAGGATCCAATAGCAGAAGGAGTTGACAAAACATATGAAGATGGGAACCTGGCTCCCCCAACTGAACAACCCTCAATGACAAAGCCATTATATGTGGATACTCATATTGTTGATGGTGGACTTGCCAAACTTCAGAAGTACAAAGAATTTGCTGATTCTGTTACTCAGAATTCGGAGCTCTTGCAAGACAGTGATGTTGATTCAAAGCATGCATTTCCAAATCCTATGGATAGTAAAGATGCTGTGAAAGAGGATAGGTCTGACCAAGAAACAATACGCTCAAAAGATTCCCATGAGAAGCTCCCAGTTGATGAAATCCCAGAACATGCAGATGTAAATCAGAAAACTTCTGTTGAGCACCAAGAAGATCCTACATCTGATCTTACAAGACATCATTTAAGTGAGGTCGTTGCTAAGGATCCCAGTAGTGATGACACCATGGGTGATGGACAACCATTTCCAAGGTCTGAGAACTTGGCTAAACGTGCTTCTCAGGATGCACCCTCAATTGGTATATCCACATCAACGCAAGTTTATATTGAAGATAGGTTTCCCCGTGATTTCCTTTCTGACATATTCTCCAAAGCTGTACTTTCTGAAGATTCCCCTGGTGTTGGTTTGCTGCACAATGATGGGGCTGGCTTGAGTTTGAACGTGGAAAATCACGAACCTAAACGTTGGTCATATTTTCGGAATTTGGCACAAGAAGGATATAATCAAAATGATGTTTCTCTAATGGACCAGGATCATCCTGGATATTCAAATGTGCATGGAagagttgaagaagaagatcatATAGCATATCAGCATGCACCTTTAACAGCAGATAGAGCTCTGATGGACCATGTAAATTCCCAGACTGCAGCAGAAAGTATTGTTCCATGTTCAGATCATCCCCATGCAATGGACACTGAAAGTGTGCAGTTTGGTGCTATGATGGAAAATCGAAGAATGCCAGAATCAGACTATGAG GATGGGAAGTTTGAAACCAGGTCTGCTGGTCTACCTCCTCTTGATCCTTCCCTGGGAGATATAATTGACATCAGTACCTTGCAG GCCATTAGGAATGATGATCTTGAAGAGCTGAAGGAGCTGGGTTCGGGTACCTTTGGGACTGTGTATCATGGAAAATGGAGGGGAACAGATGTTGCAATTAAGAGAATAAAGAAGAGTTGCTTTACTGGTAGATCATCAGAGCAAGAGAGATTG ACTGTAGAGTTCTGGCGGGAAGCTGACATACTCTCAAAGCTTCACCATCCAAATGTGGTAGCATTTTATGGTGTAGTGCAAGATGGACCGGGAGGGACATTAGCTACTGTAACTGAATACATGGTTGATGGTTCTCTCAGGCATGTTTTACTTCGCAAAGACAG GTATCTTGATCGTCGCAAGCGGCTCATAATTGCTATGGATGCAGCATTTGGAATGGAATATTTGCACTCAAAGAATATTGTGCATTTTGACTTGAAGTGTGACAACCTGCTTGTGAACTTAAAAGATCCACTACGTCCAATTTGCAAg GTAGGTGATTTTGGCCTTTCAAAAATCAAGCGAAATACCCTGGTTTCTGGTGGTGTTCGGGGAACTTTACCATGGATGGCACCGGAGTTGCTAAATGGCAGCAGCAACAAGGTCTCTGAAAAG GTTGATGTATTCTCTTTTGGCATTGTTTTATGGGAGATTCTCACCGGTGAGGAGCCATATGCCAACATGCATTACGGTGCAATTATAG GAGGTATTGTGAATAATACATTAAGACCAACAATACCAAGTTACTGTGATCCTGAATGGAGAAGGCTGATGGAGCAGTGTTGGGCGCCTAATCCTTTGGCTAGGCCATCCTTCACAGAGATCGCTAGTCGTTTACGTGTAATGTCTGCAATGGCTAGCCAAACCAAAACACAGGTTCAGAAGGCATCTAAATGA